A segment of the Prochlorococcus marinus str. MIT 9215 genome:
TTCTAAGGAATAATTATTCGCTTATCTTGGATATTTTTTCATTAATTTTTGAATTTCCTCAGCATGATAACTACTTCGCGTTAAAGGAGAGCTTACTACTTGCATAAAACCAAGATTATCTTCTCCAAACAATTTGAAGTAAGTAAATTTTGGAGGACTTACAAATCTTTGAACAGGCAAATGTTTTGGGCCTGGAGATAAATATTGACCAATAGTAACTATGTCTACAAAATGATTTTTTAAATCAGAAAGAAGATTTAAAACTTCATCATCACTTTCTCCTAATCCCAACATAAAGCCGGATTTTGTATAAACACTAGGAAAATATTCTTTTGTGCGTTTGAGTAAATCTAAAGTTCTTTGATAATTACCTTGAGGCCTTACTTTCCTATATAAACTTTTGACAGTTTCAATATTATGGTTCAGGACATTTGGTTTTGAATCTAAAACTAATTCAAGTGCTTGCCAGTTACCACATAAATCAGGGATTAATAACTCAATGGTTGTCTCTGGAGATTTTTTTCTCACTTCAGAAACACATTGAAAAAACTGTGATGCCCCGCCATCATCGAGATCATCTCTGTTTACTGATGTAATAACTACATGTTTGAGATTCATCCTAGAAACAGCCTCTGCCAGACGATGAGGTTCAGTTGGATCTAAATCTCTTTTTGATCTATC
Coding sequences within it:
- the lipA gene encoding lipoyl synthase — translated: MTSISKNAATKPEWLRVKAPQFERIGNTASLLSDLKLNTVCQEASCPNIGECFASGTATFLIMGPACTRACPYCDINFDRSKRDLDPTEPHRLAEAVSRMNLKHVVITSVNRDDLDDGGASQFFQCVSEVRKKSPETTIELLIPDLCGNWQALELVLDSKPNVLNHNIETVKSLYRKVRPQGNYQRTLDLLKRTKEYFPSVYTKSGFMLGLGESDDEVLNLLSDLKNHFVDIVTIGQYLSPGPKHLPVQRFVSPPKFTYFKLFGEDNLGFMQVVSSPLTRSSYHAEEIQKLMKKYPR